TTCGTGTCCAGGGTTCGGCCAGTAAATGCAATCACCTTGCCCTGCTCGTTGCAGATGGGGAACATCACGCGGTTGCGGAACTTGGAGTACAGAGCTGTGACATTTCCAGCCGAGGGAGCCGCTCCGGGAGCGTTAGTATTCTGGTTTTCCTCCTGCTTCCAGGACATCAGTCCGGAAAGCTTTAGGATCTCTTCCTCGGCCATCCCGCGAAGACGGTCACGCAACAGAAATCCCGAGTCGGGAGCAAAGCCGATTCGGAAACGGCGAAGCGTCTCTTCGGTGAGCCCGCGACCGCCTAAGTACTCCCGCGCTCGAGCACCTTCTGGCCGCCGCAACTGCTCCTCGAAGAACGCGCACGCTCTTTCGTGCATGTCGAGCAGCACCCCTCGCTGCTTCGCCTCGAGAGCCTCGCCAGGACCTGAGTAAGTTTGACGTGGCACGGGAATGTCCAGCTTCTCCGCCACGCGCCGGATGGCTTCGGGAAAGGTGATGTTCTCGATTTTCTGAACGAATGTGAAGACGTCGCCGCTGGCTCCGCAGCCGAAGCAGTGAAAGAACTGCCGCGTGGCGTGCACAGAAAAGGAGGGCGACTTCTCCTTATGGAAGGGACACAATCCAGTGAAGTTCTGGGCTCCCGCCTTCTTGAGCGGAATGTAATCCCCAATGATACGGACGATGTCCGCCTGCTGCTTCAGGTCCTGGGAAAATGTCGATGCCGTCGCCACAGAAGAAATCAATTGTCGCGGAGTCGTCAGATAACAGGGTACAAGAAGAGGAGGTTGGCTGTGACAAATCTGTGGGAAAGGAGGATTTCCCGTGGGAAACGGACCCAGAACCTACGTCAGCCAAGACTCCGCCGAACGGCCACCGAGTTGTTCTCTTAGCGCTGGCCCTCCGAATAGTTACTTTCGTTCATGTTTACGCAGGACACTTGCATGTACTATCGCCCGCCACAAAAGCGTGCAACTATGAGGGCGATTATGCGTCGAAAAGCACTCTCGCCTCTCGTTCTTGCTCTGCTTCTGGTAGCAGCTTGCGGGCAAGGCTTTGCCCAATACGCCCTAACCTGCGCCTCGGAAGACGGTCGGCGGCACTACTGCCCGGCCGATACGCGCGCCGGTGTGAGCATGCAGCGGCAACGCAGCAAATCGGTCTGCACACAAGGCTCAACCTGGGGATTCGACCAGAATGGTGTCTGGGTCGATCGCGGCTGCCGAGCGGACTTTCTCGTCAACAATCCCTCTTCTGTTGTCCGAGATCACGATCGCGATTGGGATCGAGACAGAGATCGCGACCGCGACAGAGACCGCTATCGCGATGATGGGCGCCGCGGTGAAGAGACGATGCAGCTTACGTGTTCGTCCGAGGACGGAGGACGCCACTACTGCGAGAGCGACATCCAGGGAAGAGCGACGATGACCAGGCAGCGCAGCGGCTCTCCCTGCCGTGAAGGGTATAGCTGGGGATACGATCGCCGCGGGGTTTGGGTTGATCACGGCTGTCGTGCAGATTTTCAGTTGACCGGCCGCCGTAATGGATGGGCTGGTGGCCGAGATCCTGTCTACGTCGGCAGCATGAAGTGCTCGTCGGATCTCGGAACGCGCCAGGATTGTCCAATTGACACTCGTGGTGGAGTCAAGATCGTCCGGCAGATCAGTGAGTCATCGTGCCGCCTCGGTTATAGCTGGGGCTACGACCGTGACAGCGTATGGGTGGATCATGGCTGCCGCGCTGAGTTTCAGGTCGGGAGC
This region of Terriglobales bacterium genomic DNA includes:
- a CDS encoding DUF3011 domain-containing protein; translated protein: MRRKALSPLVLALLLVAACGQGFAQYALTCASEDGRRHYCPADTRAGVSMQRQRSKSVCTQGSTWGFDQNGVWVDRGCRADFLVNNPSSVVRDHDRDWDRDRDRDRDRDRYRDDGRRGEETMQLTCSSEDGGRHYCESDIQGRATMTRQRSGSPCREGYSWGYDRRGVWVDHGCRADFQLTGRRNGWAGGRDPVYVGSMKCSSDLGTRQDCPIDTRGGVKIVRQISESSCRLGYSWGYDRDSVWVDHGCRAEFQVGSR